GAAAATTTTCTGAattaatgttgttttttttttttgttctttttttaacagatGCCTTGAAAACTGTACCTTGTATCAAGAGTTCAGTGCCTACCGCCAATACAATTTCATAATATACCCTGTATCTGCCAACatgcgttcttttttttttctgtcatgAAACTAATAGAATACATTTCAGAATAGACTTCATGAATAGGGGCAAGAGAAATACCAATACATAAAATCTTTTCGTTGAGGTTATTGACTTTGTCTTCCATGTTCTGAGGAAATTTTTGCAGATTTTAAGAGGAAATACCGGCATAGCGACCGTAGTCAACAGTGTCGATGTGCGTGGCGTGGGCGTGTCCTGTCGTGATGTGGTGTTCTCTTCTCATTGGTTGTTTTAGACCTGACGGGTTCTTCTTCACGTTAAGACACGTGTAAAATCGTAGCTTCGAGATCAAAATTTACGGCTGAAGTAGTGGAGTTGACGTGAGCGGCCGTATTCATTCGGGTTAGTTGGTGATTGCATTTTGTTCTGGTCGGCAACACATTCGTCGGGCTGAACACAGCTAATCATGGTTTCCACGAAAATTGCTTTATGCCTAATAGGGCTTCTTTTACTTTCTGGTAAGTTTGTCAGTTGAGACGATATTCGTATATACCGGGTGTAATGCATTCAATCATGTATTGCATTTCGCTTTTCTCAACTTGTTTTTAGCAAATTCTGTAATTATTGTGTGTTCTTTAGCATCTTGTTATGCCCAAGATGATGAAGATGTTGCCTcagaaaatattgaaattgactTGGGTGCTAGCAGAGAAGGTTCCAGAACAGGTAAATCCATTATTTTAAGTCTGTAATGTCACAATCATTTGATGGAAAAGTTTGACTAAATAGATGCTGAGGTTGTAAAGAGAGAAGAGGAAGCAATTAAACTTGATGGCTTGAACGTAGCTCAAGTAAAGGAACTCAGGGAAAAGTCTGAAAAGTTTGCCTTCCAAGCTGAAGTCAACCGCATGATGAAACTTATCATCAACTCTCTGTACCGCAACAAGGAGGTATTTGTTATACCAAAGGTTTTTTCCTTAATTTAGGCAATTACTAAACATAATTTCTTTATCTTGCAGATCTTTTTGAGAGAGTTGATTTCAAATGCTTCTGATGCTATTGACAAAATTCGTCTAATGGCACTTACAGATAAAGATGCTTTGGCTGCCACAAGTGAACAAACAATTCGAATCAAggtaatataattttttctaaatcacAATCTTTGTATGTGTGTGGTGTGGGTACACCTTCCACATGAACCTAGATTAATAGATGTgcgcattttttattttatttttattataaatttttgaaataaaatttatttcaagtgctttttttttcatttttaggctgacaaagaaaacaatgttCTTCACATTACTGATACTGGCATTGGCATGACCAAGAATGATTTGGTTACCAACCTTGGTACAATTGCTAAATCTGGAACAGCTGATTTCTTGAGCAAAATGCAAAATCCTGAATCAACTGGACAGGACGCTGGGGATCTTATTGGACAATTTGGTGTCGGTTTCTATTCAGCATTTTTGGGTAAGGGATACAAATTACTACGTATCATCTGAACTGCTACTAAAGACCAACTATCCTTCATTTGTCATATAGTTGCTGATCGAGTTGTTGTAACTTCAAAGAACAACGACGACAAACAATACATTTGGGAATCGGATGCTAACTCTTTTAGCATTGCCGAAGATCCTCGTGGTAATACTCTCCAGCGCGGTACTCAGATTAGCCTTTATTTGAAGGAAGAAGCCCGAGACTTCCTTGAAGTTGACACCATCCGCAACTTAGTGCACAAATACTCCCAGTTCATCAACTTCAACATCTACCTATGGACTAGCAAGGTATTGTTTACGTAAAACTGCCTTACCAAATTAAATACGATATTTGATTACATTTTCCAGACTGAAGAAGTAGAAGAACCTATTGATGATGAAGCAGAACCAGttgcagagaaaaaaactgaggaagaggaagatgCTAAAGTCGAGGAAGAGGCTGAAGAGAAGAAACCCAAAACTCGCAAGGTTGAAAAGACCACATGGGACTGGGAGTTGTTGAACAATGCCAAGCCAATTTGGACTAGAAAGTGAATTACTTAAAATTTTCTATCCATTTCACATTTCTTACCTCGTAAAATTATTATAGACCATCGGATGTAGAAGAAAGTGAATATGAGGAGTTCTACAAAGCAATTACCAAGGACACCCAAAGTCCGCTGGGACATATTCATTTTGTCGCAGAGGGTGAAGTTACTTTCAAATCCCTTCTCTACATCCCCAAAGTTCAGCCGACGGAAAGTTTTAACAAGTACGGTACCCGTACGGACAACATTAAGGTAAACTAGACTGCAGTAAATgcattgtttaaaaaaatcaatttaataGGGGgctttttaaattatatagCTCTACGTTCGCCGTGTTTTCATCACCGATGACTTCCAAGACATCATGCCCAATTATTTGAACTTCGTTCGTGGTGTCGTCGATTCTGATGATTTGCCGTTGAATGTTTCTCGTGAAACCCTTCAGCAACACAAACTTATCAAAGTTATCCGCAAAAAGCTTATCCGTAAAACGTTGGACATGATCAAGAAATTGGACAAGGCTGACCAAGAAAAATTCTGGGCTGAATACTCTACCAAGTACATTTTTCACCATTTACTTCAATGAATTTTCttacttttgattttattaattgaaattcgaaaattgtatttctttctttttttagcaTCAAATTGGGTGTTATCGATGATTCAGCAAACCGATCCCGCCTTGCCAAACTTCTTCAGTTCCGTTCGTCTGCCCAGAAGGGTTTCGTTACGTTCACCGAGTATGTTGAACGTATGAAAGAGAAGCAGGAAGCTATCTATTTTATTGCCGGTTCCTCTTTGGATGAAGTTGAAAAGTCCCCGTTCGTCGAACGTCTTGTCAAAAAAGGCTACGAAGTTTTATACCTTACCGAAGCCGTTGACGAGTATT
The window above is part of the Daphnia carinata strain CSIRO-1 chromosome 7, CSIRO_AGI_Dcar_HiC_V3, whole genome shotgun sequence genome. Proteins encoded here:
- the LOC130686307 gene encoding endoplasmin homolog gives rise to the protein MVSTKIALCLIGLLLLSASCYAQDDEDVASENIEIDLGASREGSRTDAEVVKREEEAIKLDGLNVAQVKELREKSEKFAFQAEVNRMMKLIINSLYRNKEIFLRELISNASDAIDKIRLMALTDKDALAATSEQTIRIKADKENNVLHITDTGIGMTKNDLVTNLGTIAKSGTADFLSKMQNPESTGQDAGDLIGQFGVGFYSAFLVADRVVVTSKNNDDKQYIWESDANSFSIAEDPRGNTLQRGTQISLYLKEEARDFLEVDTIRNLVHKYSQFINFNIYLWTSKTEEVEEPIDDEAEPVAEKKTEEEEDAKVEEEAEEKKPKTRKVEKTTWDWELLNNAKPIWTRKPSDVEESEYEEFYKAITKDTQSPLGHIHFVAEGEVTFKSLLYIPKVQPTESFNKYGTRTDNIKLYVRRVFITDDFQDIMPNYLNFVRGVVDSDDLPLNVSRETLQQHKLIKVIRKKLIRKTLDMIKKLDKADQEKFWAEYSTNIKLGVIDDSANRSRLAKLLQFRSSAQKGFVTFTEYVERMKEKQEAIYFIAGSSLDEVEKSPFVERLVKKGYEVLYLTEAVDEYCISALPEFEGKKFQNVAKEGVELDEGEGAKAKLEALKTQFEPLTKWLTETALKEHILRAEVGQRLLKTPCALITSKFGWTGNMQRIIASQTHSKSQDIQRDYYLTQKKTLEINPRHPLIKELLRRVEADPEDRLSKGMAMMMFQTATLRSGYMLQDPSQFAEHIDAMLKQSLGVGDAEIEEEEEMENVPEGENAEEEADQDNEEDEEEKSSKDEL